CCGATTTCGGGTGTGTCCATGAGGGCACACCCTCCCCGGCTGATGGAAATGTGATCGGCGTCTAACGCGCTCGTTAACCATTATCGGATTATGAGCTTCCGGAACCAAAGCCCACGAATCCGGGTTGATGAAGCCTCACCTGTCCGGCGTTAGCATCGAGTACCCATCTATGAACGACAGCACCACACTTTCCCGCCGCAGCTTTTTGCTCGGCTCGGCGGGTCTGGCCGGCCTGACGCTGGCCGGTTGCGCGAGCACCGCGCAGCAGCCAATCGAACCGATCATTTCCGACTATTACCTGCAGATGTACGGCGCGCGGCCGGACGAGCAGTTCCCAATCCCGGCCGTCGACCTGCGCGCCATGGATCCCAATTTCTGGCGCACCTCGGTGGCCGATCCGACGGGCGAGCGGCCCGGCACGATCGTGGTCAACACCTCGCAGCGCTACCTCTACCTCGTGGGCGACAATGGCACAGCCATGCGTTACGGCGTGGGCATCGGCCGCGACGGCTTCTCGTGGTCGGGGCGCGCCGAGATTGCGGCCAAGAAGAAGTGGCCGACCTGGACGCCGCCCGCCGAGATGATCGCGCGCCAGCCCGAGATCGAGCCCTATCGCAACGGCATGCCGCCAAGCCTCGAGAACCCGCTGGGCTCACGCGCCATGTATCTCTACCAGAATGGGCGTGACACGCTTTACCGGCTGCACGGCACCAACGATCCGCGCACGATCGGTCAGGCCGTTTCGAGCGGCTGCGTGCGCCTGATCAACCAGGACATCATCGACCTCTACCAGCGCGTGCCCACCGGCACGCCGGTCGTGGTCGTCTAAACGGCTATCACCGGGCGGCGTTCGCGCCGCTCGGAACCCCCAAGGCCTGCACGCATTATCCTTCCTGGACTGCTATGGAGGGACGAATGGCTTTCGACTATCTGGCGCTCGGTCCACGGGACCTCGACCGCTTCACGCCCATGCAGGTAGCCCACCACCCCCACCTTTCGCGCGGCGAGAAGCTCGAGCTTCTCGAAGATCTCAAGGCTGTCGCCACCGGCGCGGCTGAGAGCGATGATTTCGGTTTCCCACCAGAGGAGATCGACGCGGCCATCTGCGACATCACCGGCGAGCCGCTGCCCAGGAAGGGGGTGCAGTGATGCCAATCACCCGCGAAGCCCCACCAGAAGCGCCTTCGCCCGAGGTGGCCAAGGTCGATTATCTCGTCGACGAGAACGGCGCGCCGGTCGAACTCGATGAGGACGAAGGGCTGCGTATCACCCATGATGCGGACCAGACGGTCGGCGCGGCCGGGCCGACCAACGCCATGCGCTACGTGCTCTTCGGCGTGGCGGTGATGGCCGTGGTGCTCATCGTCATGCAGATCGTTTCGAGCCAACCCGGCTAGGCTTGAAGGCCGTCGCGATCGGCTGCACTATTGGTGCGCATACCAAGCTGGAGGACGATCTTGGCCAAGGCCCCGACATCCAAGCCTGCCACTCCCCGCAAGACCGCGACGCGCAAGGCGCCGGCTGAAAAGCTGGTCGTCGAACCTGGCGTCGAGAGAGTGGATTTCCTCGTCGACGAAGAGGGCGACGTCGTCGACCTGCCGGAGTCCGAGGCTCCGGAAATCGAAGAAGAAATCGAGGAGGCAGTGGAATCGACGTCCCCGTCTGCCTGGTTCGGCTGGGGCATATTCGCGCTCGGCGGCATCATCGCCATTCTCGGCCTGCTGCAGGCCATATCCCGAGCGACTTCGGGCTGAAGCCCGCGGAACCAACTGGTTCCGCGGACCCCAAAAATCGAGGGTCAGCCGCGCGTGATCGGCGTGAGCTGGATTTCGACGCGACGGTTCTGCGAACGGCCGTTCTCGGTGGCGTTCGAGGCAATCGGGTCGGCTTCGCCGCGGCCTTCGATATAGAAGCGGCGCTGTTCGATGCCCTGGTTGGAGAGCGTGGTCGCCACCGCGATGGCGCGACGGTTCGAGAGGTTGAGGTTGTAGTTGTCGTCGCCGGTGGAGTCCGTGTAGCCGAAGACGTTGACCATGGTCATGTTGTACTTCTGGAGCACCAGGCCGACCGAGACGAGCGTCTGGTTGAACTGCGGACGGATGGTCGCCTTGTCGACATCGAAGGTGATGTTGGACGGCATGTTGAGGACGATCTCATTGCCCACGCGGGTCACCGACACGCCGGTGCCGCGCAGCTGCGCGCGCAGCTCGGCTTCCTGCTGATCCATGTAGGAGCCGATGCCGGCGCCAGCCAGGCCGCCGACGCCAGCGCCGATCAGGGCGCCCACGGCGGCATCACCGCCCGTCGCCGCGCCGATGACGGCACCTGCAACCGCGCCACCGCCGGCACCGAGCAGCGCGCCGCCCGTGGTCTTGTTCAGTTCGCTCTGTCCCGTATAGGGATTGGTGGTGGTGCAGGCGCTCAGCGCCAGGGCGGCCAGCGCCGCCACGAGAAGCTTCGATTTCATCAACGATTTGTCCCCAATTTGGTGGCCCGTTCTTAACACTGAATACGGCAGCAGAGTGTCAGAATGGTTCTCAACCGTGGGCCCAGCCGCCATCGACGATAAAATCCTGCGCCGAGATCATGCGGCTGTCGTCCGCGGCGAGGAAAAGCGCCATGCGTGCCACGTCCTCGGCATAAACGCGGCCGGCCAGGGTCTGGCTTTCATCGATCTGCCGGTTGGCGGCGTCATCCACCCAATGGGTCAATTGTCGCTCCGTCATGATCCAGCCGGGCACCAGGGTGTTGACGCGGATATTGCTCTTGCCCAGCTCGCGCGCCATCGACCGGCTGAGGCCGTGAGCGGCGGCCTTGGCGGTTTCATAGACCGGGATCTTGGGGCTCATGATCATCCAGCTGATCGAGCCGAAATTGATGATTGAGCCGCCACCTGCCTTGATCATGCCGGGCGCGACCGCCTGGATGGCGAAGAAGGCGTGCTTGAGGTTCACCGCGATGCGGTTGTCCCAGTATTCGGGCGTCATCTCGGACCATTCATGACGCTGGTCGTGCGCGGCGTTGTTGACCAGCGCGAGGGCGTCGCCATGGAGGCTGGAGAAGCCGGCAATGGCAGCCTGGTAATCGGCGATGTCGGTGACGTCGCAATGGGCGAAGCTGACTGTGGCACCCGCAGCGCCTAGCTCGGCCGCCAGCGCTTCGCCCTGCTCACGGGCGATATCAACGAAACCCACCTTGGCGCCCTGCCCGGCGAATTCACGCACAAGCGAAGCCCCGATCCCCGATGCGCCACCGGAAATGACGACGGGCCGGCCCTCAAGGCTGGGATAATTGGCGTAAGCGGTCATGCTGCTCCCCTCTTTCGCATGCGCGTTCGGTGGTAGCGTAGAGGGGGATGGCCGACAAGGGCGGGACTTGCTTCCTGTCACCGCTTCCGCGTCGGCGTAAAAGCTTCTAGTATGGCAGATACCGCAGGCCTTCCCTGCGCTGCCAGACTCAACTCACGAACAGCTATGGACCGGTGGTGCCCGACGGCATGGCGCCGGCTTGAGGGAGATTTCCATGGAGTACCGCAAACTCGGCAACAGCGGCACGGTCGTTACATCCTATTGCCTGGGGACCATGACGTTCGGACAGGAGACGGACGAAGCGACGTCGCATCTCATCATGGATGACTACATCAAGGCGGGCGGTAATTTCATCGATACGGCAAACGTCTATAGCGCCGGCGTTTCCGAGGAGATCGTGGGCCGCTGGCTCAAGGCCCGGCCGAGCGAAGCGCGGCAGGTGGTGGTAGCGACCAAGGGGCGGTTTCCGATGGGCGCCGGGCCGAACGATCTCGGGCTCTCGCGGACCAATCTCAATCGGGCACTCAACGATTCCCTGCGCCGGCTGGGGGTCGAGCAGATCGACCTCTACCAGATGCACGCCTGGGACGCGGTAACGCCCATCGAGGAGACGCTGCGCTTTCTCGACGATGCGGTGAGCGCGGGCAAGATCGCCTATTACGGCTTCTCCAACTACCTGGGCTGGCAGGTGACCAAGGCAGTCCACGTCGCCAGGGCCAATCACTGGACGGCGCCGGTTACGCTGCAGCCGCAATACAACCTTCTCGTCCGCGATATCGAGCATGAGATCGTGCCGGCGTGCCAGGATGCGGGCATGGGATTGCTGCCGTGGTCGCCGCTGGGCGGCGGCTGGCTGGCCGGCAAGTATCAGCGCGACGTGATGCCGAGCGGCGCGACGCGGTTGGGCGAGAACCCCAATCGCGGCATGGAATCCTATGGGCCGCGCAATGCGCAGGAACGGACCTGGCAGATCATCGACATGGTAGCCGAGATCGCCAAGGAACGCGGCGTAAGCGCGGCGCAGGTAGCGCTGGCCTGGGTGGCGGCGCGACCGGCGGTGACGGCAGTGATCCTTGGAGCGCGGACACGCGAGCAGCTTGCGGACAATCTGGGTGCGGTAGCGGTGACGCTTTCGACCGAGGAGATGGAGCGGCTCAACCGCGTGAGCGCACCGGCAATGGCCGATTATCCCTATGGCGAGCGCGGGGTGAACCAGCGGCACCGCAAGATGGACGGCGGTCGCTAGCCGGAAAGATCGAGGGGCGCGCGGCGCCCCTCGTCACTATCAGTGGTGGCCGCCGGAAAGCTGGCGGAGTTCCTCGACCGAGCGCACGCGCTTGCGGGCAGCGCCTTCCCAATCGAGGGTCTTGACCGTGCCCTTGGCCAGCCGCTCCCTGGCGGCGGGGACGGCATCGGCATATTGAGGCAGCCATTGCGCCTGGGCGACAACCATTTCGTCGACCATCTGCCAGACTTCGTCTGGCGTGCATATGGCGCCGACCAGCGGATCGTGCAGCACGGCCAGCTTGAGCAGATCAATATCGCCGGTGACCGCAGCCTTCACCGACATGCGCTGCACCGAGATCGAAACCGAGCAGGTGGCGGCGCAGGCCATCGGCAGGGTCTGGCCCTCGACCATGTTGATACCGAAACGATCGACGAAGCCTGGGCTTTCGATGATGGCGTCAGCGGGCAGGTTGGTGATGATGCCGTTGTTGCGGACGTTGAAATGGCCGCGATAGACGCGCCCGGTCTCGATAGCCTCGATGATGTGGCTGGCATGCTCGCTGGTGCGCTTGTGCTGGGCGAGCGGCTTGGCAGCCTCTTCGAGGAATTTCGGGAAGTCAGTCTCGAACCAGTTGCGGCGCTCGGTCGAGTAGCGGAGGTAGCCGCCGGTCTCGCCGTGGATCCAGTCGCTCATGTCGATCCACTTGCCGATTTCCTCCGGCCGCTTGCGATACCAGGGCAGGTATTCGGAAAGATGCCCGTTGGACTCGGTGGAGTAGACGCCGAAGCGCTTGAGGACGTCGATGCGCACCTTTTCCTGCTTGGAATAGACGGGGTGGCGCTCGAAGGCGGCGATCAGTTCGTCCTTCTCGACCTTGCGACCCTTGGCGCGGATATCGATGTACCAGGTCTGGTGGTTGATGCCCGAGCAGACGTAGTCCAGTTCGCTGTCGGTGATGCCGAGCACCTGCGCGATCTGGTGAGCGCCGTGCTGCACGCCATGGCAGAGGCCGACGGTGTTGACGCCACCATATTCGAGCGCCGCCCAGGTGTTCATGGCCATGGGGTTGGCATAGTTGAGGAAGAGCGCGCCCGGCTCGGCGACCTCGCGGATATCCTTGCAGAAATCGAGGATGACCGGGATGTTGCGCTGGCCATAGAGGATGCCGCCGGCGCAGATGGTGTCGCCCACGCACTGGTCGACGCCGTATTTGAGCGGGATGTTGACGTCGGTGGCGAAGGCTTCGAGCCCGCCCACGCGCACGCAGCTCATGATGTAGCGGGCGCCAGCCAGCGCCTCGCGACGATCGGTGGTGGCGGTGACCTTGGCAGGCAGCTTGTTGACCGCCACGATCTTCTCGATGATCTGCCGGATCATGTCGAGGTTGTGGGCGTTGATATCGGTCAGCGCGAATTCGACACCCTCGAATTCGGGGACCTTGAGCAGGTCCGAGATCAGGGTCTTGGTGAACCCGACCGAACCGGCGCCAATGATTGCCACCTTGAATGACATGCTGTTCTCCTCGCCTGAGGGGCGCCATCGGCGCCACCGTCTCTTGCCGGATTTTCTAGCCTCCCCGCGCGATGGCGTGTAGAGAAAGTTCGTGCGACAGCGGGTGATTTTGTGCTCTCAGACCTCATCGACCACGGCCACATGGTGCGCAGCTTCCTGCTGCCCAAGGGACCGGTGAACCTCCATTGCATGCCAGGCGGCGCGGGGCTGGAGCAGCGCGAGAACGAGGCCTATTCCTGGGATGGGCTCAAGCGCGGGCCGGATCCGTTCATGGTTATCCAGCACACGATTGCCGGGCGCGGGCAGCTCGATTTCGCCGATAGCCATCATGTGCTGGGGCCGGGCGAAACCATGGTGCTGACCTTTCCCCATGCCAACCGCTACTGGTTGGCCAGGGGCGACAGCTGGGAATATTTCTGGATCGTGCTCAATGGTCGCGAGGCGCTGCGCGTGGCACGGGCGGTGATCGACAGCGCCGGGCCGGTGCTGCACCTGCCGGCGAGCGCCGTCGACCGGCTGGCCGCGGCGTGCCTCATGCTGGTCAAGGGTGAGAACATGCTGCCGGGCGAGGCGTCGGCGGCCGCCTATGCCGCGGTAATGGCGCTGCAGGATGGGGTGTTCGGTGCACAGGCGGCGGGCGCGGAAGCCGTGCCGCAGGCGGTACAGCGAGCGCGGCACTATATCGAGGCACACCTGGCCGAACCGGTGAACGTGGACCGGATGGCGCGGGCCGCGCAGGTGAGCCGGGCGCATTTCGTGCGGCAATTCACCAAGGCCGTGGGAATGCCGCCGTCGGACTTCGTGTTCGAGCAGCGGATGGAGCGGGCGTCGCGGCTGCTGCTGGCGACAGATGGCGCCGTGGGCGCCATCGCAAGGGCCTGCGGGTTTCCGGACGCGAACTATTTCGCCAAGGCGTTCCGCCGGCACTACGGCCTGAGCCCTTCAGGGTATCGGGCGGCGGGAGCGACGTTGTTGCCGAGGCGCGGGGCGGAGGTCAGCTAGACCGACCGCGCCAACGTTAAAATGCCTGAGCCCGCTTCCCCGACGGAGGCCGGGGAAGAGAGATTGGGGATGGCCGCGTCTACGCCGCCGAGGTCCGGAACCGGCTTACGCGATGAACAAGCTCATCGACCTGATTGGCGAGGCTCCGGCTGGCTTCGCTCGAACGATCGACGAAGCCGGCGTTTTCTTCGGTCAGCCGCTCCATGTCGATGATGGCGGCGTTGATCTGGTTGATGGCGCTGGCCTGTTGCGTGGCGGCCTCGGCGACATTGCCGACCTGGCGCGAAATCTCGGCGACCTGACCGACGATGGCGTTGAAGGCATCGCCCGTGCGGTTGACCAGCGAGACGCCGCCTTCGACGGACGTCTCGGAATCCTTGATCAGCATGCCGACATCCTTGGCCGCCTGCGCACTGCGCTGGGCCAGGGCCCGCACTTCCGTAGCTACCACGGCAAAGCCCTTGCCGGCTTCCCCGGCGCGTGCCGCTTCGACGGCCGCGTTAAGGGCGAGAAGGTTGGTCTGGAACGCAATCTCGTCGATGACCGAGATGATGCGCGAGATCTTTGCGGAGGATTGCTCGATCTGGCCCATGGCCTCGACGGCGCCCTTGACCACCGAACCGCCCTGGACGGCGGCCTTGTCGGCCTCGAGAGCCACGCCACTAGCTGCGGTGGTGCCTTCGGCGGTCTTGTTGATGGAGGCGGTGACGCCATCAAGCGCGGCGACGGACTGCTCGATGGCAGCGGCCTGGCGCGTCATGCGGTCGGAAATATCCTGCGCGGCTTCGGCGACAGCGCCGGCATTGGAACCGATGAGGTCGGTGGCCGAACCGATGGCCGAGATGGTCTTGTCGATGCTCTCGATGGCGAAGTTGAAATCGTCACGAAGCTTGTTGAGCGCGCCGTCGAACTCATCCTCGATGCGCACCGAGACGTCGCCGCGGGCGAGTTGGGCCAGGGCCGTGCCCATCGCGTCGATGACGCGCTGCTGGCGCTCGGCGGCCTTGCGCTCCTTCTCCTCGGCATCGGCGCGGAGCTTTTCGAAATAGGTGGTGACCGCGATATCGACATCGACCATCACGGCCTTGAAGAGATCGGCGAAATGGGCGCCCAGCACATCGGCATCGGCAACCAGTTCCTGGGGCTTGCGCTTGCGTGCGGTCGGAGCCTGGCGCTCCATCCAGTCATGCATCACGCCCTTGACCACGGTCTCGACGATCAGCGCATAGCCACCGACATACCAGCTCGGCTCAAGGCCGATGCGGGCGTGGCGCTGGCCGATGGCGTTGCTGGAGGCGGCGTAGTTATCGTCGAACCGGCCGGCGGCGATCGACTGCCAATGATTGGACTGCGCATTCTGGGCGCGCGACATCTGCTCTTCATTGCCGAAGAAGCGGGCGACGTCGGGCGTGCGACGGATGATGCCGTAGAAGCGATCGAGCGCAGGGCCGAGATGCTTCAGGACGGTGGGTGCCAGAGCCTCCATGCGGGCCGAGGCAGCAGCGTCGAACCCCACGAAATTCAGCCGCTGTTCTAGGCTCTTTGCCCTGGCGACGGTCGTCATGAAAATCTCTCCTGGA
The sequence above is a segment of the Paradevosia shaoguanensis genome. Coding sequences within it:
- a CDS encoding OmpA family protein, with translation MKSKLLVAALAALALSACTTTNPYTGQSELNKTTGGALLGAGGGAVAGAVIGAATGGDAAVGALIGAGVGGLAGAGIGSYMDQQEAELRAQLRGTGVSVTRVGNEIVLNMPSNITFDVDKATIRPQFNQTLVSVGLVLQKYNMTMVNVFGYTDSTGDDNYNLNLSNRRAIAVATTLSNQGIEQRRFYIEGRGEADPIASNATENGRSQNRRVEIQLTPITRG
- a CDS encoding SDR family NAD(P)-dependent oxidoreductase, whose translation is MTAYANYPSLEGRPVVISGGASGIGASLVREFAGQGAKVGFVDIAREQGEALAAELGAAGATVSFAHCDVTDIADYQAAIAGFSSLHGDALALVNNAAHDQRHEWSEMTPEYWDNRIAVNLKHAFFAIQAVAPGMIKAGGGSIINFGSISWMIMSPKIPVYETAKAAAHGLSRSMARELGKSNIRVNTLVPGWIMTERQLTHWVDDAANRQIDESQTLAGRVYAEDVARMALFLAADDSRMISAQDFIVDGGWAHG
- a CDS encoding L,D-transpeptidase family protein, encoding MNDSTTLSRRSFLLGSAGLAGLTLAGCASTAQQPIEPIISDYYLQMYGARPDEQFPIPAVDLRAMDPNFWRTSVADPTGERPGTIVVNTSQRYLYLVGDNGTAMRYGVGIGRDGFSWSGRAEIAAKKKWPTWTPPAEMIARQPEIEPYRNGMPPSLENPLGSRAMYLYQNGRDTLYRLHGTNDPRTIGQAVSSGCVRLINQDIIDLYQRVPTGTPVVVV
- a CDS encoding aldo/keto reductase encodes the protein MEYRKLGNSGTVVTSYCLGTMTFGQETDEATSHLIMDDYIKAGGNFIDTANVYSAGVSEEIVGRWLKARPSEARQVVVATKGRFPMGAGPNDLGLSRTNLNRALNDSLRRLGVEQIDLYQMHAWDAVTPIEETLRFLDDAVSAGKIAYYGFSNYLGWQVTKAVHVARANHWTAPVTLQPQYNLLVRDIEHEIVPACQDAGMGLLPWSPLGGGWLAGKYQRDVMPSGATRLGENPNRGMESYGPRNAQERTWQIIDMVAEIAKERGVSAAQVALAWVAARPAVTAVILGARTREQLADNLGAVAVTLSTEEMERLNRVSAPAMADYPYGERGVNQRHRKMDGGR
- a CDS encoding methyl-accepting chemotaxis protein — protein: MTTVARAKSLEQRLNFVGFDAAASARMEALAPTVLKHLGPALDRFYGIIRRTPDVARFFGNEEQMSRAQNAQSNHWQSIAAGRFDDNYAASSNAIGQRHARIGLEPSWYVGGYALIVETVVKGVMHDWMERQAPTARKRKPQELVADADVLGAHFADLFKAVMVDVDIAVTTYFEKLRADAEEKERKAAERQQRVIDAMGTALAQLARGDVSVRIEDEFDGALNKLRDDFNFAIESIDKTISAIGSATDLIGSNAGAVAEAAQDISDRMTRQAAAIEQSVAALDGVTASINKTAEGTTAASGVALEADKAAVQGGSVVKGAVEAMGQIEQSSAKISRIISVIDEIAFQTNLLALNAAVEAARAGEAGKGFAVVATEVRALAQRSAQAAKDVGMLIKDSETSVEGGVSLVNRTGDAFNAIVGQVAEISRQVGNVAEAATQQASAINQINAAIIDMERLTEENAGFVDRSSEASRSLANQVDELVHRVSRFRTSAA
- a CDS encoding helix-turn-helix domain-containing protein, which produces MLSDLIDHGHMVRSFLLPKGPVNLHCMPGGAGLEQRENEAYSWDGLKRGPDPFMVIQHTIAGRGQLDFADSHHVLGPGETMVLTFPHANRYWLARGDSWEYFWIVLNGREALRVARAVIDSAGPVLHLPASAVDRLAAACLMLVKGENMLPGEASAAAYAAVMALQDGVFGAQAAGAEAVPQAVQRARHYIEAHLAEPVNVDRMARAAQVSRAHFVRQFTKAVGMPPSDFVFEQRMERASRLLLATDGAVGAIARACGFPDANYFAKAFRRHYGLSPSGYRAAGATLLPRRGAEVS
- a CDS encoding alpha-glucosidase/alpha-galactosidase — encoded protein: MSFKVAIIGAGSVGFTKTLISDLLKVPEFEGVEFALTDINAHNLDMIRQIIEKIVAVNKLPAKVTATTDRREALAGARYIMSCVRVGGLEAFATDVNIPLKYGVDQCVGDTICAGGILYGQRNIPVILDFCKDIREVAEPGALFLNYANPMAMNTWAALEYGGVNTVGLCHGVQHGAHQIAQVLGITDSELDYVCSGINHQTWYIDIRAKGRKVEKDELIAAFERHPVYSKQEKVRIDVLKRFGVYSTESNGHLSEYLPWYRKRPEEIGKWIDMSDWIHGETGGYLRYSTERRNWFETDFPKFLEEAAKPLAQHKRTSEHASHIIEAIETGRVYRGHFNVRNNGIITNLPADAIIESPGFVDRFGINMVEGQTLPMACAATCSVSISVQRMSVKAAVTGDIDLLKLAVLHDPLVGAICTPDEVWQMVDEMVVAQAQWLPQYADAVPAARERLAKGTVKTLDWEGAARKRVRSVEELRQLSGGHH